TTTGGAATCTTTTAGATATCTGGCCGGAGATGACCGACGTCGTGGTGAAGAGGTTAATCGAGCGTTTGCAGACCCGGAGATTCAAGCTATCTTTTGTGCTCGGGGAGGATACGGCTCCGCCAGGACTTTAGCATTTATCGATGAAGACCTCATCAAACGGAATCCTAAAATTTTTGTAGGATATAGTGACATTACCTCTTTTCTCCTTTATTTCTATAAAAGATGCTCCCTGGTTACCTTCCATGGACCTATGGTTACCATTGATTTATACCAATCCCCCACGGATAAGACCAGAACTTCCCTTCTTGGGGCTCTCACTTCCTCTGAAGGAACCGGTTTTGAACCGGTGAAGATGGATTCTGCCAATCTTAAAATTTTAAGAAAGGGTTGTGCCGAAGGAATCCTCCTGGGGGGATGTTTGTCTATTCTCATTCATAGTTTAGGAACCTGTTATGAACCGGACCTCCAGGATAAAATTTTATTTCTCGAAGATATTGATGAACCTCCTTACCGGATCGATCGCATGTTGACCCATTTGAAAAATGCCGGAAAACTCCAACGGGTTGCCGCCCTTGTCTTTGGAGAAATGAAACGCTGTCATCCTTCGGCTGAAGAAGGATTCCTTCTAGAAGAGGTTCTCTCTGAAGTTTTGCAGGACCTCCAGGTTCCTACCCTCTTTGGATTCCCCTCCGGGCACACTTCCGGGGATAATTTAACCCTCCCTATGGGAGTGAAAGCTCGGGTAGATGGCGATCGAGGTCAATTAATTATTTTAGAGTCTGGAGTAGTTTAACCGCCAGGATGTCAGGAACAGGATGCAGAGATCGGACAATCGGTATAAGGCCCCTAGGTCCTTGCGTCTTAGCGGGTTTAATTATATGAAAAATAAAACCTCCCCCTTTTTATTATTTTTTATAGCTACTTGTTTACTGGTTTCAACCCCCTACTCCTTTGCCCAGGAGCTACTTAAGTTTACACCGGTTACTCCTATTACGTTGGATAACGGGCTTACCGTCATCCTTAAAGAGAACCATACGGCTCCGGTAGCTACCCTGCGGATTTATGTGCGCACGGGAAGCATTTACGAACAAGAATATCTGGGGGCAGGTATTTCCCATCTATTCGAACACCTTATCGCCGGCGGAAGTACAACCACCCGAAGCGAAGAGGAGACCCGACAGATTTTGGATTCTATCGGTGGAAACGCCAACGCTTATACTACTAAAGATCACACTGCGTTTTTTGTTACGACTTC
This window of the Candidatus Limnocylindrales bacterium genome carries:
- a CDS encoding LD-carboxypeptidase translates to MAPAGPVDRERLEQGESVLKEMGFRVKYEPSILESFRYLAGDDRRRGEEVNRAFADPEIQAIFCARGGYGSARTLAFIDEDLIKRNPKIFVGYSDITSFLLYFYKRCSLVTFHGPMVTIDLYQSPTDKTRTSLLGALTSSEGTGFEPVKMDSANLKILRKGCAEGILLGGCLSILIHSLGTCYEPDLQDKILFLEDIDEPPYRIDRMLTHLKNAGKLQRVAALVFGEMKRCHPSAEEGFLLEEVLSEVLQDLQVPTLFGFPSGHTSGDNLTLPMGVKARVDGDRGQLIILESGVV